One window from the genome of Deltaproteobacteria bacterium encodes:
- a CDS encoding glutathione S-transferase, producing the protein MSLTNDLTSFAATAVRLGRGVYPRVTAAGRPDPPKLLELYDFEGCPFCRKVREVLCELDLDYLEHPVARGSPRRAELVKRGGKMQAPYLVDPNTRTEMYESDDIIAYLNATYGAGARAGWRLPVPRVLDDADSMLASAVRLGRGARCRTTRELSGIMPLVLYNMEGSPYCRKVREALSELDLEHVVRNVPKGSPKRAALVERGGKMQVPYLIDPNTDRALYESDDIVAYLEAEYA; encoded by the coding sequence ATGAGCCTCACCAATGACCTCACCTCCTTCGCGGCGACCGCCGTCCGTCTCGGGCGCGGCGTCTATCCGCGCGTGACTGCCGCGGGCCGTCCGGATCCGCCGAAGCTCCTCGAGCTCTACGACTTCGAGGGCTGCCCCTTCTGCCGAAAAGTCCGAGAGGTGCTCTGCGAGCTCGACCTCGACTACCTGGAGCATCCCGTGGCGCGGGGGAGCCCCCGGCGCGCGGAGCTCGTGAAGCGCGGCGGGAAGATGCAGGCGCCGTACCTCGTCGACCCCAACACCCGGACCGAGATGTACGAATCGGACGACATCATCGCCTACCTGAACGCGACCTACGGCGCCGGCGCGCGCGCGGGCTGGCGCCTTCCCGTGCCGCGCGTCCTCGACGACGCCGACTCGATGCTGGCGAGCGCCGTCCGTCTCGGCCGCGGCGCGCGCTGCCGGACGACGCGGGAGCTGAGCGGCATCATGCCCCTCGTCCTCTACAACATGGAGGGCTCGCCCTACTGCCGGAAGGTGCGCGAGGCGCTCTCCGAGCTCGATCTCGAGCACGTCGTGCGCAACGTCCCCAAGGGCAGCCCCAAGCGCGCCGCGCTGGTCGAGCGGGGCGGGAAGATGCAGGTCCCCTACCTGATCGACCCGAACACCGACCGCGCGCTGTACGAGTCGGACGACATCGTCGCGTACCTGGAGGCCGAGTACGCATGA